The Shewanella zhangzhouensis genome has a window encoding:
- the menH gene encoding 2-succinyl-6-hydroxy-2,4-cyclohexadiene-1-carboxylate synthase — translation MDTQPLKPCLLLLHGFLGSGSDWDTLASELGPHFRLLTPDLPGHGSAPFEVQFDEKAEHQLDGNCSSPFDKVCLDLLHWLAEQNVTEFHLLGYSLGGRLALHMARLAPKSLLSLNLESCHPGLESNIARAERLAADSLWAKRLAIEPLPVFLDAWYRQGVFAHLDDTARHALVAKRCAQHQDKHRQALLQMYLATSLANQQDLRAVPANLPCPVNLYVGEQDQKFTALANQWQQQQADIRLFTIEGAGHNCHAEQPGRFAHCLLQGIFHHSSAGQSHV, via the coding sequence GTGGATACGCAGCCGCTGAAGCCCTGCCTGCTGTTATTACATGGTTTTTTAGGCAGCGGCAGCGATTGGGACACATTGGCTTCCGAACTCGGGCCCCATTTTCGACTGCTGACACCCGACTTACCCGGGCACGGCTCAGCCCCGTTTGAAGTGCAGTTCGACGAGAAGGCCGAACATCAGCTTGATGGCAACTGCAGCAGCCCGTTTGACAAGGTCTGCCTCGACCTGCTCCACTGGCTTGCCGAGCAGAATGTAACTGAGTTTCACCTGCTCGGTTATTCCCTCGGTGGCCGCCTGGCGCTGCATATGGCACGTCTGGCCCCAAAAAGTCTGCTGAGCCTTAACCTTGAGTCCTGTCATCCGGGCCTTGAGAGCAACATTGCCAGGGCCGAGCGGCTTGCCGCCGATAGCCTCTGGGCCAAACGACTGGCAATTGAACCCCTGCCCGTGTTTCTCGATGCCTGGTATCGTCAGGGCGTATTTGCCCATCTCGATGACACCGCCCGCCATGCTCTGGTGGCAAAGCGCTGTGCCCAGCATCAAGACAAACACCGCCAGGCCCTGTTGCAGATGTATCTGGCCACCTCACTGGCAAATCAACAGGACCTCAGAGCGGTGCCAGCCAACTTGCCCTGCCCGGTGAATCTGTATGTAGGCGAGCAAGACCAGAAATTTACCGCCCTCGCCAACCAGTGGCAGCAGCAACAAGCGGATATTCGATTGTTTACAATTGAAGGCGCCGGTCACAATTGCCATGCCGAGCAGCCCGGCCGCTTTGCACACTGCCTGCTTCAGGGCATATTCCATCACTCCAGCGCGGGTCAATCGCATGTCTGA
- the menC gene encoding o-succinylbenzoate synthase: MSEPSFALYPYRIALSRPLPVGKQRIMHRVGLVLEARIGERRVFAEIAPLSGTDMDGAPIIGFSAESIDDCINTLKSGLAGITSSDEADWVVELEAMAESVSEASVAWGLGILAAQLSEQLSDDIAHPMPCIPLIYLAQDEPLEAVRKRVKALPAHTRFVKVKVGQTSMETELKLIHSILAERPQLKLRLDANQGFELDDAIDFCACLPRAAIDYIEEPCRNPADNPALFRTVGIGYALDESLALSDFHFPEDPQSQGLRALVLKPMLLGSPARVQALIDEAHSRGIRCVISSALESSLGIAALAAFAKQVTPDEAPGLDTLFPFEADCIVSHGQKRCLTPEAPGPVLGCELGASLL, translated from the coding sequence ATGTCTGAACCTTCTTTTGCCCTTTATCCCTATCGCATCGCCCTCAGCCGCCCACTGCCCGTGGGTAAGCAGCGCATCATGCATCGCGTGGGTTTGGTGTTAGAGGCCCGCATCGGCGAGCGGCGAGTGTTCGCCGAGATTGCGCCCTTAAGCGGCACGGATATGGATGGCGCCCCCATCATTGGTTTCAGCGCCGAGTCCATTGACGACTGCATTAATACGTTAAAAAGCGGCTTGGCTGGCATAACATCATCAGACGAAGCTGATTGGGTGGTCGAGCTTGAAGCCATGGCCGAGTCGGTTTCTGAAGCGTCGGTAGCCTGGGGGCTTGGTATACTCGCTGCCCAACTTAGCGAGCAGTTGTCCGATGACATAGCCCACCCAATGCCCTGTATTCCGCTCATTTACCTTGCCCAGGACGAGCCGCTGGAGGCTGTTCGAAAACGCGTTAAAGCGCTGCCGGCACATACCCGATTCGTGAAGGTGAAGGTGGGCCAAACCTCCATGGAGACCGAGCTTAAACTCATCCATTCGATTCTTGCAGAACGACCACAGCTGAAGCTGCGTCTCGACGCCAATCAGGGCTTTGAACTGGACGATGCCATTGATTTTTGTGCATGTCTGCCCAGGGCGGCCATCGACTATATCGAAGAGCCCTGTCGCAATCCGGCTGACAATCCCGCACTCTTTCGGACCGTTGGCATCGGCTATGCCCTGGATGAGTCTCTTGCCCTGTCAGACTTTCACTTCCCGGAAGATCCCCAGTCACAGGGACTCAGGGCATTGGTGTTAAAGCCCATGCTGCTCGGCTCGCCCGCCCGGGTACAGGCGTTGATTGATGAAGCCCATTCGCGGGGCATTCGCTGCGTTATCAGCTCGGCACTGGAGTCATCTCTGGGCATAGCCGCGCTGGCGGCCTTTGCCAAACAGGTCACCCCGGACGAAGCGCCAGGGCTCGATACCCTGTTTCCCTTTGAAGCCGACTGCATCGTCTCAC